One stretch of Urocitellus parryii isolate mUroPar1 chromosome 12, mUroPar1.hap1, whole genome shotgun sequence DNA includes these proteins:
- the Aup1 gene encoding lipid droplet-regulating VLDL assembly factor AUP1 isoform X1, with translation MEPPPAPGPERLFDSHRLPGDGFLLLALLLYAPIGFCLLVLRLFLGIHVFLVSCALPDSVLRRFVVRTMCAVLGLVARQEDSGLRDHRVRVLISNHVTPFDHNIVNLLTTCSTPLLNSPPSFVCWSRGFMEMDRQGELVESLKRFCASTRLPPTPLLLFPEEEATNGREGLLRFSSWPFSIQDVVQPLTLQVQRPLVSVTVSDASWVSELLWSLFVPFTVYQVRWLHPVHRQLGEGNEEFALRVQQLLAKELGQTGTRLTPADKAEHMKRQRHPRLRPQSAQSSFPPSPGPSPDVQLATLAQRVKEVLPHVPLGVIQRDLARTGCVDLTITNLLEGAVAFMPEDITEGTQSLPTASTPKFPSSGLVTPQPTALTFAKSSWARQESLQERKQALYEYARRRFRERQAQEAD, from the exons ATGGAGCCTCCCCCGGCCCCGGGGCCGGAGCGGCTCTTTGACTCGCACCG GCTCCCAGGTGACGGCTTCCTGCTCCTCGCGCTGCTGCTCTACGCGCCCATCGGGTTCTGCCTCCTCGTCCTGCGTCTCTTTCTGGGGATCCACGTCTTCCTGGTCAGCTGCGCGCTGCCGGACAGCGTCCTTCGCAG GTTCGTGGTACGGACCATGTGTGCAGTGCTGGGGCTGGTGGCTCGGCAGGAGGACTCCGGACTTAGGGATCACCGCGTCAGGGTCCTCATTTCCAACCACGTGACACCTTTCGATCACAACATAGTCAACCTGCTCACCACCTGTAGCACC CCTCTGCTCAATAGTCCCCCCAGCTTTGTGTGCTGGTCTCGGGGCTTCATGGAAATGGATAGGCAGGGGGAGTTGGTGGAGTCACTCAAGAGATTCTGTGCTTCCACGAGACTTCCCCCTACCCCTCTACTGCTGTTTCCTGAGGAAGAGGCCACCAATGGCCGCGAAGGACTCCTGCGCTTCAG TTCCTGGCCATTTTCTATCCAGGATGTGGTACAGCCTCTTACCTTGCAAGTTCAGAGACCCCTGGTCTCTGTG ACGGTGTCAGATGCCTCCTGGGTCTCAGAACTGCTGTGGTCACTTTTCGTCCCTTTCACGGTGTATCAAGTAAG GTGGCTTCATCCTGTTCATCgccagctgggggaggggaatgAGGAGTTTGCACTTCGAGTACAACAG TTGTTGGCCAAGGAATTGGGACAAACAGGAACACGCCTCACACCAGCAGACAAAGCAGAACACATGAAGCGACAAAGACACCCCAGACTGCGCCCCCAGTCAG cccagtcttctttccctccctctcctggccCTTCTCCTGATGTACAACTGGCAACTCTGGCTCAGAGAGTCAAGGAAGTTTTGCCCCATGTGCCATTGGGTGTCATCCAGAGAGACCTGG cTAGAACTGGCTGTGTAGACTTGACCATCACTAATCTGCTTGAGGGGGCTGTGGCTTTCATGCCTGAAGACATCACTGAGGGAACTCAGTCTCTGCCCACAGCCTCCACCCCAAAG TTCCCCAGCTCTGGCCTGGTGACCCCTCAACCCACAGCCCTAACATTTGCCAAGTCTTCCTGGGCCCGTCAGGAGAGCCTGCAGGAGCGCAAGCAGGCACTATATGAATATGCAAGAAG GAGATTCAGAGAGAgacaggcccaggaggctgactGA
- the Aup1 gene encoding lipid droplet-regulating VLDL assembly factor AUP1 isoform X2: MEPPPAPGPERLFDSHRLPGDGFLLLALLLYAPIGFCLLVLRLFLGIHVFLVSCALPDSVLRRFVVRTMCAVLGLVARQEDSGLRDHRVRVLISNHVTPFDHNIVNLLTTCSTPLLNSPPSFVCWSRGFMEMDRQGELVESLKRFCASTRLPPTPLLLFPEEEATNGREGLLRFSSWPFSIQDVVQPLTLQVQRPLVSVTVSDASWVSELLWSLFVPFTVYQVRWLHPVHRQLGEGNEEFALRVQQLLAKELGQTGTRLTPADKAEHMKRQRHPRLRPQSAQSSFPPSPGPSPDVQLATLAQRVKEVLPHVPLGVIQRDLARTGCVDLTITNLLEGAVAFMPEDITEGTQSLPTASTPKVRPRKWSSPRFRAFDACLMMMTSQAL, encoded by the exons ATGGAGCCTCCCCCGGCCCCGGGGCCGGAGCGGCTCTTTGACTCGCACCG GCTCCCAGGTGACGGCTTCCTGCTCCTCGCGCTGCTGCTCTACGCGCCCATCGGGTTCTGCCTCCTCGTCCTGCGTCTCTTTCTGGGGATCCACGTCTTCCTGGTCAGCTGCGCGCTGCCGGACAGCGTCCTTCGCAG GTTCGTGGTACGGACCATGTGTGCAGTGCTGGGGCTGGTGGCTCGGCAGGAGGACTCCGGACTTAGGGATCACCGCGTCAGGGTCCTCATTTCCAACCACGTGACACCTTTCGATCACAACATAGTCAACCTGCTCACCACCTGTAGCACC CCTCTGCTCAATAGTCCCCCCAGCTTTGTGTGCTGGTCTCGGGGCTTCATGGAAATGGATAGGCAGGGGGAGTTGGTGGAGTCACTCAAGAGATTCTGTGCTTCCACGAGACTTCCCCCTACCCCTCTACTGCTGTTTCCTGAGGAAGAGGCCACCAATGGCCGCGAAGGACTCCTGCGCTTCAG TTCCTGGCCATTTTCTATCCAGGATGTGGTACAGCCTCTTACCTTGCAAGTTCAGAGACCCCTGGTCTCTGTG ACGGTGTCAGATGCCTCCTGGGTCTCAGAACTGCTGTGGTCACTTTTCGTCCCTTTCACGGTGTATCAAGTAAG GTGGCTTCATCCTGTTCATCgccagctgggggaggggaatgAGGAGTTTGCACTTCGAGTACAACAG TTGTTGGCCAAGGAATTGGGACAAACAGGAACACGCCTCACACCAGCAGACAAAGCAGAACACATGAAGCGACAAAGACACCCCAGACTGCGCCCCCAGTCAG cccagtcttctttccctccctctcctggccCTTCTCCTGATGTACAACTGGCAACTCTGGCTCAGAGAGTCAAGGAAGTTTTGCCCCATGTGCCATTGGGTGTCATCCAGAGAGACCTGG cTAGAACTGGCTGTGTAGACTTGACCATCACTAATCTGCTTGAGGGGGCTGTGGCTTTCATGCCTGAAGACATCACTGAGGGAACTCAGTCTCTGCCCACAGCCTCCACCCCAAAGGTGAGACCCAGGAAGTGGTCAAGTCCAAGATTTAGG GCATTCGATGCGTGTTTAATGATGATGACTTCGCAAGCCCTCTGA
- the Aup1 gene encoding lipid droplet-regulating VLDL assembly factor AUP1 isoform X3 yields MEPPPAPGPERLFDSHRLPGDGFLLLALLLYAPIGFCLLVLRLFLGIHVFLVSCALPDSVLRRFVVRTMCAVLGLVARQEDSGLRDHRVRVLISNHVTPFDHNIVNLLTTCSTPLLNSPPSFVCWSRGFMEMDRQGELVESLKRFCASTRLPPTPLLLFPEEEATNGREGLLRFSSWPFSIQDVVQPLTLQVQRPLVSVTVSDASWVSELLWSLFVPFTVYQVRWLHPVHRQLGEGNEEFALRVQQLLAKELGQTGTRLTPADKAEHMKRQRHPRLRPQSAQSSFPPSPGPSPDVQLATLAQRVKEVLPHVPLGVIQRDLARTGCVDLTITNLLEGAVAFMPEDITEGTQSLPTASTPKAFDACLMMMTSQAL; encoded by the exons ATGGAGCCTCCCCCGGCCCCGGGGCCGGAGCGGCTCTTTGACTCGCACCG GCTCCCAGGTGACGGCTTCCTGCTCCTCGCGCTGCTGCTCTACGCGCCCATCGGGTTCTGCCTCCTCGTCCTGCGTCTCTTTCTGGGGATCCACGTCTTCCTGGTCAGCTGCGCGCTGCCGGACAGCGTCCTTCGCAG GTTCGTGGTACGGACCATGTGTGCAGTGCTGGGGCTGGTGGCTCGGCAGGAGGACTCCGGACTTAGGGATCACCGCGTCAGGGTCCTCATTTCCAACCACGTGACACCTTTCGATCACAACATAGTCAACCTGCTCACCACCTGTAGCACC CCTCTGCTCAATAGTCCCCCCAGCTTTGTGTGCTGGTCTCGGGGCTTCATGGAAATGGATAGGCAGGGGGAGTTGGTGGAGTCACTCAAGAGATTCTGTGCTTCCACGAGACTTCCCCCTACCCCTCTACTGCTGTTTCCTGAGGAAGAGGCCACCAATGGCCGCGAAGGACTCCTGCGCTTCAG TTCCTGGCCATTTTCTATCCAGGATGTGGTACAGCCTCTTACCTTGCAAGTTCAGAGACCCCTGGTCTCTGTG ACGGTGTCAGATGCCTCCTGGGTCTCAGAACTGCTGTGGTCACTTTTCGTCCCTTTCACGGTGTATCAAGTAAG GTGGCTTCATCCTGTTCATCgccagctgggggaggggaatgAGGAGTTTGCACTTCGAGTACAACAG TTGTTGGCCAAGGAATTGGGACAAACAGGAACACGCCTCACACCAGCAGACAAAGCAGAACACATGAAGCGACAAAGACACCCCAGACTGCGCCCCCAGTCAG cccagtcttctttccctccctctcctggccCTTCTCCTGATGTACAACTGGCAACTCTGGCTCAGAGAGTCAAGGAAGTTTTGCCCCATGTGCCATTGGGTGTCATCCAGAGAGACCTGG cTAGAACTGGCTGTGTAGACTTGACCATCACTAATCTGCTTGAGGGGGCTGTGGCTTTCATGCCTGAAGACATCACTGAGGGAACTCAGTCTCTGCCCACAGCCTCCACCCCAAAG GCATTCGATGCGTGTTTAATGATGATGACTTCGCAAGCCCTCTGA